The following proteins are encoded in a genomic region of Cryptomeria japonica chromosome 11, Sugi_1.0, whole genome shotgun sequence:
- the LOC131051389 gene encoding WUSCHEL-related homeobox 8 isoform X3 has product MLHREAKAMEFCAMHSFHGFTPGQALTFNSVMGFVGHKMTTRQRWTPSQAQLQILEKIFEKGKGTPCKQRIKEITAQLSQHGHISETNVYNWFQNRRARTKRKHQTGLTGSGEYEMDNLVDSSNEKKAKFDESSGQETSLTRQSSASFQNHGASEYNNFDSQRHKSSTSFGSQVASKATVGFNRSASFEHGLSVTNNELQSLKIKLTNSMESIETSNSLHAGEGYAMIG; this is encoded by the exons ATGTTGCATCGGGAAGCCAAAGCAATGGAATTTTGTGCAATGCATAGTTTTCATG GATTCACTCCGGGGCAAGCACTTACCTTCAACTCAGTGATGGGCTTTGTGGGCCATAAGATGACCACTCGGCAACGTTGGACACCAAGCCAGGCACAACTTCAGATTCTTGAGAAAATATTTGAAAAGGGTAAAGGAACCCCATGTAagcaaaggataaaagagataacaGCTCAGCTTAGTCAACATGGTCATATTTCTGAGACAAATGTTTATAACTGGTTTCAAAATCGCAGAGCCCGCACTAAAAGGAAACACCAGACAGGGTTGACTGGTAGTGGGGAATATGAAATGGATAATCTCGTTGACTCTTCAAATGAAAAGAAAGCtaaatttgatgaaagtagtgGTCAGGAAACTTCACTCACCAGACAGAGCAGTGCTAGTTTTCAGAATCATGGAGCatctgaatacaacaattttgattctcaaCGACATAAATCATCAACTTCTTTCGGTTCGCAAGTTGCCTCAAAGGCTACAGTTGGTTTTAACAGAAGTGCTTCTTTCGAACATGGGCTCTCAGTCACAA ATAATGAACTgcaaagtttgaaaataaaattaacaaactcaatgGAGTCTATAGAGACTAGCAACTCATTACATGCTGGAGAAGGTTATGCTATGATAGGGTGA
- the LOC131051389 gene encoding WUSCHEL-related homeobox 8 isoform X2, translating into MNIVSANFAQVINHEDIRGLAGVAGHPTCDTMPEPIMTEEQMVMLAKQISAYGSICKQLIEMHSTIVVQQNVLHGFTPGQALTFNSVMGFVGHKMTTRQRWTPSQAQLQILEKIFEKGKGTPCKQRIKEITAQLSQHGHISETNVYNWFQNRRARTKRKHQTGLTGSGEYEMDNLVDSSNEKKAKFDESSGQETSLTRQSSASFQNHGASEYNNFDSQRHKSSTSFGSQVASKATVGFNRSASFEHGLSVTIAGITHG; encoded by the exons ATGAATATAGTATCCGCCAATTTTGCGCAAGTAATAAATCATGAAGACATAAGAGGGCTTGCAGGTGTGGCAGGTCATCCAACATGTgacacaatgcctgagccaattaTGACAGAAGAGCAAATGGTAATGCTAGCAAAACAGATATCTGCTTATGGATCGATCTGTAAACAACTTATCGAAATGCACAGTACCATTGTAGTGCAGCAAAATGTCTTGCATG GATTCACTCCGGGGCAAGCACTTACCTTCAACTCAGTGATGGGCTTTGTGGGCCATAAGATGACCACTCGGCAACGTTGGACACCAAGCCAGGCACAACTTCAGATTCTTGAGAAAATATTTGAAAAGGGTAAAGGAACCCCATGTAagcaaaggataaaagagataacaGCTCAGCTTAGTCAACATGGTCATATTTCTGAGACAAATGTTTATAACTGGTTTCAAAATCGCAGAGCCCGCACTAAAAGGAAACACCAGACAGGGTTGACTGGTAGTGGGGAATATGAAATGGATAATCTCGTTGACTCTTCAAATGAAAAGAAAGCtaaatttgatgaaagtagtgGTCAGGAAACTTCACTCACCAGACAGAGCAGTGCTAGTTTTCAGAATCATGGAGCatctgaatacaacaattttgattctcaaCGACATAAATCATCAACTTCTTTCGGTTCGCAAGTTGCCTCAAAGGCTACAGTTGGTTTTAACAGAAGTGCTTCTTTCGAACATGGGCTCTCAGTCACAA
- the LOC131051389 gene encoding WUSCHEL-related homeobox 8 isoform X1, whose protein sequence is MNIVSANFAQVINHEDIRGLAGVAGHPTCDTMPEPIMTEEQMVMLAKQISAYGSICKQLIEMHSTIVVQQNVLHGFTPGQALTFNSVMGFVGHKMTTRQRWTPSQAQLQILEKIFEKGKGTPCKQRIKEITAQLSQHGHISETNVYNWFQNRRARTKRKHQTGLTGSGEYEMDNLVDSSNEKKAKFDESSGQETSLTRQSSASFQNHGASEYNNFDSQRHKSSTSFGSQVASKATVGFNRSASFEHGLSVTNNELQSLKIKLTNSMESIETSNSLHAGEGYAMIG, encoded by the exons ATGAATATAGTATCCGCCAATTTTGCGCAAGTAATAAATCATGAAGACATAAGAGGGCTTGCAGGTGTGGCAGGTCATCCAACATGTgacacaatgcctgagccaattaTGACAGAAGAGCAAATGGTAATGCTAGCAAAACAGATATCTGCTTATGGATCGATCTGTAAACAACTTATCGAAATGCACAGTACCATTGTAGTGCAGCAAAATGTCTTGCATG GATTCACTCCGGGGCAAGCACTTACCTTCAACTCAGTGATGGGCTTTGTGGGCCATAAGATGACCACTCGGCAACGTTGGACACCAAGCCAGGCACAACTTCAGATTCTTGAGAAAATATTTGAAAAGGGTAAAGGAACCCCATGTAagcaaaggataaaagagataacaGCTCAGCTTAGTCAACATGGTCATATTTCTGAGACAAATGTTTATAACTGGTTTCAAAATCGCAGAGCCCGCACTAAAAGGAAACACCAGACAGGGTTGACTGGTAGTGGGGAATATGAAATGGATAATCTCGTTGACTCTTCAAATGAAAAGAAAGCtaaatttgatgaaagtagtgGTCAGGAAACTTCACTCACCAGACAGAGCAGTGCTAGTTTTCAGAATCATGGAGCatctgaatacaacaattttgattctcaaCGACATAAATCATCAACTTCTTTCGGTTCGCAAGTTGCCTCAAAGGCTACAGTTGGTTTTAACAGAAGTGCTTCTTTCGAACATGGGCTCTCAGTCACAA ATAATGAACTgcaaagtttgaaaataaaattaacaaactcaatgGAGTCTATAGAGACTAGCAACTCATTACATGCTGGAGAAGGTTATGCTATGATAGGGTGA